GGTGTCTTTATTGATGAGGATGCTCATTTCTTGTCTCCGGCGGTGTTGGAGTCTGCTTTGTTGGCATCGGCGGCAGCGGCTTCAGCGGCTTGGAACATATCGGGGTACATCTGAATCAAGGGGCTGTTGACTTCGGCCAGCAGCGCTTTGGCTTCGGTCTCGGCGGTTCCGGCAATGCGCATGCGTACTGGCTTGGTCAAAATGCCTTCGTTCAGCGCCTGAATCACGCCTTTGGCCACTTCGTCGGCGCGGGTGATGCCGCCGAAAATGTTGATGAAGATGGCTTTGACGTCGCTGTCTTTGCTGACCAGTTTGACGGCGTTGTAAACGATCTCGGCTTTTGCGCCGCCGCCGATGTCGAGGAAGTTGGCGGGCTTGGCTCCGGCGCGGTTGACCACGTCCAGAGAAGTCATCACGATGCCTGCGCCGTTGCCCAGCACGCCCACGTTGCCGTTATCCAGCTTGACGTAAGCGAAGCCGTACTTGGCCGCTTCGATTTCTAGGGGGTGCTCGGCTTCGGTTTCGCGCCAGCTCAGCAAATCTTGGTGGCGGTACATGGCGTTGTCGTCGATCTCGAACTTGGTGTCGAGCGCCAGGGGCGTGCCGTCGGCGTCGATGAACAGCGGGTTGATTTCCACCAACACGGCGTCGCGCTCTAAAGCGGCCTTGCTCATTTTGACCATCATGTCGGCAATTTTGTTGAGGTTGCCTTTAAATCCGGCCTTGATGGCGACTTCGCGGGCCTCGTAAGGGCGCAGGCCCGTCACGGGATCGACGCGGTGGTGAATGATCTTTTCGGGCGTGGCAGCGGCGACTTCTTCGATCTCCACGCCGCCCTCGGCGGAAGCCATCAAGGTGAAGCTCTGCACGTTGCGGTCAACGATCATGCCGACGTAATATTCCACGCCCGCATCGATGTCCACCGCTTTGGTGACGAGCACTTTGTTGACGGTCAGGCCCTTGATGTCCATGCCCAGAATCTTCTCGGCGTTTTCAAAAGCCTTGTCGATGGTGGGGCTGAATTTGACGCCGCCGGCTTTACCGCGCCCGCCGACGTGGACTTGCGCCTTGACCACGACCGGCTGGCCGTACTCGCGGGCAATAGTGCGCACCTCGTCGGGGGTGTAGGCCACTTTGCCGTCCTGCACGTTGACGCCGAACTGACGC
The sequence above is drawn from the Deinococcus detaillensis genome and encodes:
- the sucC gene encoding ADP-forming succinate--CoA ligase subunit beta; its protein translation is MKLHEYQGKEILRQFGVNVQDGKVAYTPDEVRTIAREYGQPVVVKAQVHVGGRGKAGGVKFSPTIDKAFENAEKILGMDIKGLTVNKVLVTKAVDIDAGVEYYVGMIVDRNVQSFTLMASAEGGVEIEEVAAATPEKIIHHRVDPVTGLRPYEAREVAIKAGFKGNLNKIADMMVKMSKAALERDAVLVEINPLFIDADGTPLALDTKFEIDDNAMYRHQDLLSWRETEAEHPLEIEAAKYGFAYVKLDNGNVGVLGNGAGIVMTSLDVVNRAGAKPANFLDIGGGAKAEIVYNAVKLVSKDSDVKAIFINIFGGITRADEVAKGVIQALNEGILTKPVRMRIAGTAETEAKALLAEVNSPLIQMYPDMFQAAEAAAADANKADSNTAGDKK